One stretch of Jiangella gansuensis DSM 44835 DNA includes these proteins:
- a CDS encoding NYN domain-containing protein, which yields MNVLPDAARARVVTLAADVLGGLPAADVPGVLKRIARFAAAKRARLGGNAIASALDTDAVFRRRVLDAATAADPALAKALDEGTPPAAADPVDIAVMAYLLRPEGWEGLIEAAATTLRRDDDDARRAREAAATERIREQLDAARASAREMRSSMRAEIDRLKAENTTLRRRVQETREKLSDARRQDRDEHETAVRELAEARTALRAAEAETRRLRGRLADAEGALEAMRRSGRAERSLETARLALLLDTLAEAAAGLRRELALPASTLQPADTVDAVVPADPATGGGAVRARGSDEPGYLDELLAMPRVHMIVDGYNVTKTAWPTMPLEAQRSRLVQGLAAVAARTGTEVTCVFDGADVTVPPPVASAQGVRVRFSATGQTADELIRRMVRAEPEGRAVVVVSSDREVAEGVRRPGVRSVEAVALVGLLSR from the coding sequence GTGAACGTCCTGCCCGACGCCGCCCGGGCCCGTGTCGTGACCCTCGCTGCGGACGTGCTCGGCGGGCTACCCGCCGCCGACGTCCCCGGCGTGCTGAAGCGCATCGCGCGGTTCGCCGCCGCGAAGCGAGCCCGGCTCGGCGGCAACGCGATCGCCAGCGCACTCGACACCGATGCCGTCTTCCGCCGGCGCGTGCTCGACGCGGCCACGGCCGCCGATCCCGCGCTGGCCAAAGCCCTGGACGAGGGCACCCCACCGGCCGCCGCCGACCCCGTCGACATCGCCGTCATGGCCTACCTGCTCCGCCCGGAGGGCTGGGAAGGGCTGATCGAGGCCGCGGCCACGACGCTGCGCCGCGACGACGACGACGCCCGGCGGGCCCGTGAGGCCGCCGCGACCGAGCGCATCCGCGAGCAACTCGATGCCGCTCGAGCGTCGGCGCGGGAGATGCGCTCGTCGATGCGCGCCGAGATCGACCGGCTCAAAGCCGAGAACACCACGCTGCGCCGCCGGGTTCAGGAGACTCGCGAGAAGTTGAGCGACGCCCGGCGGCAGGACCGCGACGAGCACGAGACGGCCGTGCGGGAGCTTGCCGAGGCGCGCACGGCACTGCGCGCGGCCGAGGCGGAGACGCGGCGGCTGCGCGGCCGGCTGGCCGACGCGGAGGGCGCCCTCGAGGCGATGCGGCGCAGCGGGCGGGCCGAGCGCAGCCTCGAGACCGCGCGGCTGGCGCTGCTCCTGGACACCCTCGCCGAGGCTGCCGCCGGGTTGCGCCGCGAGCTGGCGCTGCCGGCCTCGACGCTGCAACCGGCCGACACCGTCGACGCCGTCGTGCCGGCCGACCCGGCCACCGGGGGCGGCGCCGTCCGTGCCCGCGGCTCGGACGAGCCGGGATACCTCGACGAGCTGCTGGCGATGCCCCGCGTGCACATGATCGTCGACGGGTACAACGTCACCAAGACCGCCTGGCCGACGATGCCGCTGGAAGCGCAGCGCTCCCGGCTGGTGCAGGGGCTAGCCGCGGTCGCCGCCCGCACCGGAACCGAGGTGACCTGCGTGTTCGACGGCGCCGACGTGACGGTGCCGCCACCGGTGGCGTCCGCGCAAGGCGTCCGCGTCCGCTTCAGCGCCACCGGGCAGACCGCGGACGAGCTCATCCGGCGCATGGTGCGGGCCGAACCGGAAGGGCGGGCGGTGGTCGTGGTGTCGTCGGACCGCGAGGTGGCCGAGGGCGTGCGCCGGCCGGGGGTGCGCAGCGTGGAGGCGGTGGCCCTGGTCGGGTTGTTGTCCCGCTGA
- a CDS encoding C40 family peptidase translates to MTLTTSGHADPEPTIAEVREQVDALYHQAEQATERYNAATDELAEVQRRIERAEASLARQEEAVEAVRSQVAGFAAASYRSGGGFDPTLRALLADSPEDFLAQASVVNAYAGQQADSLAVAAEVSRAFEQARMLADEELLRQQAIEATLDTERETVETLLDDAQAILDQLEAEELARLEQEREENAEEPSRGEDEEEDEDEARPEVPVSGRAGAVVDFAMSQLGDPYCWGGNGPDCWDCSGLTAAAWAEAGVSLPRSSGSQINSGTRVSKSQLQPGDLVFYYSPISHVGIYIGGGKIVHATHPGDVVSVDDVDLMPFSGATRPG, encoded by the coding sequence TTGACGCTGACGACGTCGGGGCACGCAGATCCGGAGCCCACCATCGCCGAGGTCCGCGAACAGGTGGACGCGCTCTACCACCAGGCCGAACAGGCCACCGAGCGGTACAACGCCGCCACCGACGAACTCGCCGAGGTGCAGCGGCGCATCGAGCGCGCGGAGGCGTCGCTGGCGCGTCAGGAAGAGGCGGTCGAGGCGGTCCGCTCGCAGGTCGCCGGGTTCGCCGCGGCCAGCTATCGCTCCGGCGGCGGCTTCGACCCGACGCTGCGGGCGCTGCTCGCCGACAGCCCGGAGGACTTCCTCGCCCAGGCTTCCGTCGTCAACGCCTACGCCGGCCAGCAGGCCGACAGCCTCGCCGTCGCGGCCGAGGTGAGCCGCGCCTTCGAGCAGGCGCGGATGCTCGCCGACGAGGAACTGCTCCGCCAGCAGGCCATCGAGGCCACGCTGGACACCGAGCGTGAGACGGTCGAGACCCTCCTGGACGACGCCCAGGCCATCCTCGATCAGCTGGAGGCCGAGGAACTGGCCCGGCTGGAGCAGGAGCGCGAGGAGAACGCCGAGGAGCCGAGCCGCGGCGAGGACGAGGAAGAGGACGAGGACGAGGCGCGCCCCGAGGTCCCCGTGTCCGGTCGCGCCGGTGCCGTGGTCGACTTCGCGATGTCACAGCTGGGCGACCCGTACTGCTGGGGCGGCAACGGTCCGGACTGCTGGGACTGTTCCGGCCTGACCGCCGCGGCATGGGCCGAGGCCGGCGTGAGCCTGCCGCGCTCGTCCGGTTCGCAGATCAACTCCGGCACCAGGGTGTCCAAGAGCCAGCTGCAGCCAGGTGACCTGGTGTTCTACTACAGCCCGATCAGCCACGTCGGTATCTACATCGGTGGCGGGAAGATCGTGCACGCCACGCACCCGGGCGATGTGGTCAGCGTCGACGACGTCGACCTGATGCCGTTCTCCGGCGCCACCCGGCCGGGCTGA
- a CDS encoding response regulator produces the protein MSVMLVDDHELIRQGLRRAFERDVDFTVVGEAATVAEANKVAETTQPAVAVIDVRLPDGSGLELAQKLRQARADIGLVILTMYAGDDHLFGALDAGASAFVPKSSPSDEVVAAARHAAATPSAFIADGLAEAMQRRLHPTGPQLTRREREVLDLLADGLGVSSIARKLYISESTTKTHVSKLYDKLNASNRAQAIMAAVRAGLLSRGEDAQPG, from the coding sequence ATGTCGGTCATGCTCGTGGACGACCACGAGCTCATCCGCCAAGGCCTGCGCCGAGCATTCGAGCGCGACGTGGACTTCACCGTGGTCGGCGAGGCGGCAACCGTCGCCGAGGCGAACAAGGTCGCCGAGACCACGCAGCCCGCGGTGGCGGTCATCGACGTCCGGCTGCCCGACGGCAGCGGCCTGGAGCTGGCGCAGAAGTTGCGTCAGGCCCGTGCCGACATCGGCCTGGTCATCCTCACCATGTACGCCGGCGACGACCACCTGTTCGGCGCCCTCGATGCCGGCGCCTCGGCGTTCGTGCCCAAGAGCTCGCCCAGCGACGAGGTCGTCGCCGCCGCCCGGCACGCCGCCGCCACCCCGTCCGCGTTCATCGCCGACGGCCTGGCCGAGGCCATGCAGCGCCGGTTACACCCGACCGGGCCGCAGCTCACCCGTCGTGAGCGCGAAGTGCTGGACCTGCTGGCCGACGGCCTCGGCGTCTCGAGCATCGCCCGCAAGCTCTACATCAGCGAATCCACCACGAAAACGCACGTATCGAAGCTCTACGACAAGCTCAACGCCTCCAACCGCGCCCAGGCCATCATGGCGGCGGTACGAGCTGGTCTGTTGAGCCGCGGTGAGGACGCCCAACCGGGGTAG
- a CDS encoding GAF domain-containing sensor histidine kinase: MAVARPGMLALVIALTGSARSVVTDWWWLGALALVALAAAISERILPRTRVRVAAEMALASIIVGLGLPEAYLALPYLLVPAFAAGLAGSIMGTAITTLTGAIGLAIGNILAGGNLIALPTFGSVSVWVVIIFATGAIGAWVLRLDSIQIADGGRYAAAYRLLSELRVVSRRLSVGLDPGTLAEGLLDQIARPLAVRRAALLVRREGGNLFPLAHRGEDDGWLLGAERDPVVLEAWSSETPAWTPLGRRGYRVVLPLRVGSRTMGVIVADVPDQVSSDELQTLVSSTDEGALRLETALLFDEVRELATREERRRLAREIHDGIAQELTSLGYLVDDLIARTTDADAKSLSTTLRQELTRILSNLRHSIFDLRSDLDHDGGLGSSLSAYARQVGAQAGLKVHLVHQEEHDRLRPEIEAELLRIGQEAITNVRKHAKAKNLWVTVSVSPPNAQIRVVDDGTGMRDQPRGRYGLEIMAERARRVGATLVIEDRPESGTVVDVSLGTIDGEG; encoded by the coding sequence GTGGCCGTCGCCAGGCCCGGCATGCTCGCGCTCGTCATCGCCCTGACCGGCTCTGCCCGTAGCGTCGTCACCGACTGGTGGTGGCTGGGCGCGCTGGCGCTGGTGGCCCTGGCCGCGGCCATCTCCGAACGCATCCTGCCGCGCACCCGCGTGCGGGTGGCCGCGGAGATGGCGCTGGCGTCCATCATCGTCGGACTCGGCCTGCCCGAGGCCTACCTCGCGCTCCCCTACCTGCTGGTGCCGGCGTTCGCCGCGGGCCTGGCCGGCAGCATCATGGGCACCGCCATCACCACCCTGACCGGCGCCATCGGTCTGGCCATCGGCAACATCCTCGCCGGCGGCAACCTCATCGCGCTGCCCACCTTCGGCAGCGTCTCGGTCTGGGTGGTCATCATCTTCGCCACCGGCGCCATCGGTGCCTGGGTGCTGCGCCTGGACAGCATCCAGATCGCCGACGGCGGCCGCTACGCCGCCGCGTACCGGCTGCTGTCGGAGCTGCGGGTGGTGTCGCGGCGACTGTCGGTCGGGCTCGACCCCGGCACCCTCGCCGAGGGCCTGCTCGACCAGATCGCCCGCCCGCTGGCAGTGCGCCGGGCGGCGCTGCTGGTGCGGCGCGAGGGCGGCAACCTGTTCCCGCTCGCCCATCGCGGTGAGGACGACGGATGGCTGCTCGGAGCCGAGCGCGACCCCGTCGTCCTGGAGGCGTGGAGCAGCGAGACACCGGCCTGGACCCCGCTGGGGCGGCGCGGCTACCGCGTGGTGCTGCCGCTGCGGGTCGGGTCGCGCACCATGGGCGTCATCGTCGCCGACGTGCCCGACCAGGTGTCCTCCGACGAACTCCAGACCCTGGTGAGCTCCACCGACGAAGGGGCTCTGCGGCTGGAGACGGCACTGCTCTTCGACGAGGTACGCGAACTGGCCACCCGCGAGGAGCGCCGGCGGCTGGCCCGCGAGATCCACGACGGCATCGCCCAGGAGCTGACGTCGCTGGGGTATCTCGTCGACGACCTCATCGCCCGCACCACCGACGCCGACGCCAAGTCGTTGTCCACGACGTTGCGCCAGGAGCTGACCCGCATCCTGTCGAACCTGCGGCACTCGATCTTCGACCTGCGCAGCGATCTCGACCACGACGGCGGGCTCGGCTCGTCACTGTCGGCCTACGCCCGCCAGGTCGGCGCTCAGGCCGGCCTCAAGGTCCACCTGGTGCACCAGGAGGAGCACGACCGGCTGCGGCCGGAGATCGAAGCCGAGTTGCTGCGCATCGGCCAGGAGGCCATCACCAACGTCCGCAAACACGCCAAGGCCAAGAACCTCTGGGTCACGGTGTCCGTCAGTCCGCCCAACGCCCAGATTCGGGTGGTCGATGACGGAACGGGCATGCGGGACCAGCCGCGCGGACGGTACGGTCTGGAGATCATGGCCGAGCGGGCCCGACGGGTGGGGGCGACACTCGTCATCGAAGACAGACCCGAGAGCGGTACGGTCGTCGACGTATCCCTCGGCACCATCGATGGAGAGGGGTAA
- a CDS encoding AfsR/SARP family transcriptional regulator gives MRFGVLGPVRAWNGAGQAVDLKGPRHREVLARLIVARGRVVPVSRLVYDLWDDPPDGAVVAVRTFVAALRRAVEPDRAPRQPARLLVTEGPGYALRVPRDSVDAWRFEDAVAAASAEPPARALNRLDEALAGWRGPAYADFEDASWARAERSRLEELRLSAVERRAEARLELGHAADAVPDLDAHVAEHPWREEAWRLLALALYRDGRQGDALAVLRRARGLLVERLGVEPGPRLRRLETDILRQSGDLPADAVGRVWADATAAYDQTVAENARGRLESTVGLLRILALTGGQGLAAAQQQRVAAVAAAEQLGDPELTARVIGMYDVPGSWTRSDHPERAARVVAAAERTLTALAPGPDDAARARLLATIAMESRGTRGDRGPRAAAEAERIARRLGDPALLAFALNGVFMQTFQRAGLAPERDRIGAELVGLAARHGLATFEILGHLIRMQARGALADFAAADEHAAAADRLAAQQERPLVDVITRWYRALRHVATGAPLDDAEAAYRDAAARLEGAGMPGLERGLLPLALLCLRVWRDVPADVDDDTDWGPYAPWARPLVLLARDRPGDAAAALHRIPEPPRDLLFEAKWCLTGRAAVAVGDTALIRRAGTVLAPAARELAGAGSGVLTAGPVARYLEQFRRASHGGVP, from the coding sequence TCGTCGCCGCACTGCGCCGGGCGGTGGAGCCGGACCGCGCGCCGCGTCAGCCGGCCAGGCTGCTGGTCACCGAAGGGCCGGGCTACGCGCTGCGGGTGCCGCGGGATTCCGTGGACGCCTGGCGGTTCGAAGACGCGGTGGCCGCCGCGTCGGCCGAACCCCCGGCCCGGGCCCTGAACCGGCTGGACGAGGCGCTGGCCGGCTGGCGGGGCCCCGCCTACGCGGACTTCGAGGACGCGTCGTGGGCGCGTGCCGAGCGGTCGCGGCTGGAAGAGCTGCGGCTGAGCGCCGTCGAGCGCCGGGCCGAGGCACGCCTCGAGCTCGGCCACGCCGCCGATGCCGTTCCGGACCTGGACGCCCACGTCGCCGAGCACCCGTGGCGGGAGGAGGCCTGGCGGCTGCTGGCGCTCGCGCTGTACCGCGACGGGCGCCAGGGTGACGCTCTCGCGGTGCTGCGCCGCGCCCGCGGACTGCTGGTCGAACGGCTCGGAGTGGAACCCGGGCCGCGCCTGCGCCGGCTGGAGACCGACATCCTCCGACAGTCCGGCGACCTGCCGGCCGACGCCGTCGGGCGCGTCTGGGCCGACGCCACCGCGGCCTACGACCAGACGGTGGCGGAGAACGCACGCGGCCGTCTGGAATCGACAGTGGGCCTGTTGCGCATACTCGCCCTGACCGGAGGCCAGGGGCTCGCGGCTGCCCAGCAGCAGCGGGTGGCCGCCGTCGCCGCGGCCGAGCAGCTCGGCGACCCCGAGCTCACCGCCCGGGTGATCGGGATGTACGACGTACCGGGCAGCTGGACCCGCTCGGACCACCCGGAGCGGGCGGCGCGCGTGGTCGCGGCGGCGGAGCGCACGCTGACCGCGCTGGCGCCGGGGCCCGACGACGCGGCCCGTGCCCGGTTGCTGGCCACCATCGCGATGGAGTCGCGCGGGACGCGGGGCGACCGCGGTCCGCGGGCCGCCGCCGAGGCCGAGCGCATCGCCCGCCGCCTGGGCGATCCCGCGCTGCTGGCGTTCGCCCTGAACGGCGTGTTCATGCAGACCTTCCAACGCGCCGGCCTGGCACCGGAGCGCGACCGGATCGGCGCCGAACTGGTCGGCCTGGCCGCGCGGCACGGTCTGGCCACGTTCGAGATCCTCGGCCACCTGATCCGCATGCAGGCCCGCGGCGCGCTCGCCGACTTCGCCGCGGCCGACGAGCACGCGGCGGCGGCCGACCGGCTCGCCGCGCAGCAGGAGCGCCCGCTCGTCGACGTCATCACGCGCTGGTACCGCGCACTGCGGCACGTGGCGACGGGGGCACCCCTGGACGACGCCGAGGCGGCCTATCGCGACGCGGCGGCGCGACTCGAGGGAGCCGGGATGCCGGGCCTCGAGCGTGGTCTCCTGCCGCTCGCCCTGTTGTGCCTGCGGGTCTGGCGCGACGTGCCCGCCGACGTCGACGACGACACCGACTGGGGTCCGTACGCGCCGTGGGCCCGGCCGCTGGTCCTGCTGGCACGCGACCGGCCCGGCGACGCCGCGGCCGCGCTGCACCGGATTCCGGAACCACCGCGCGACCTGCTCTTCGAGGCGAAGTGGTGCCTCACGGGCCGCGCCGCGGTGGCCGTGGGCGACACCGCGCTGATCCGGCGCGCCGGCACGGTGCTGGCGCCGGCGGCGCGCGAGCTGGCCGGGGCCGGCAGCGGCGTGCTCACCGCCGGGCCCGTCGCCCGGTACCTCGAACAGTTCCGCCGCGCCTCGCACGGTGGCGTGCCGTGA